A window of Chaetodon auriga isolate fChaAug3 chromosome 2, fChaAug3.hap1, whole genome shotgun sequence contains these coding sequences:
- the LOC143338210 gene encoding transketolase-like encodes MEDYHKPDQQTVQALRNIANRLRINSIKATTAAGSGHPTSCCSVAEIMSVLFFHTMKYRYDDPRNFNNDRFILSKGHAAPALYSMWVEAGFLKESELLSLCHVDSPLEGHPTPKQQFVDIATGSLGQGLGVACGMAYTGKYFDKSSYRVYCLLGDGEMSEGAVWEAMSFASYYQLDNLVAIMDINRLGQSDPAPLQHHVEKYQKRCEAFGWHAIIVDGHSVEELCKALSQPRHQPTAIIAKTIKGKGIPAAEDKLGWHAKPLPKDMAEMVMKDLQSRIMNSSKHLYPPAPVEDSPPVSLRNIRMPSAPSYKAGEKIATRKAYGMALAKLGRYNERVVALDGDTNNLTYSEIFKNEHPNRFVECYIAQQNMVSVAMGCAARERNVVFASTLASFFTRAYDQLRMAAISESNINLCGSHCGLSTGEEGPSLMGLEDVAMFRALPTATIFYPSDGVSTEKAVELAATAKGVCYIRTSRQDSAIIYNSNEDFHIGQAKVVYQSKEDQVTVVAAGVTLHEALAAAEHLKKERISVRVIDPFTIKPLDVKTIMDHTRATRGRILTVEDHYYEGGLGEAVSSAMVNESGFSLHRLAVSHVPRSGKPHELLKIYGIDRDAITQAVRKMLSSSTNAK; translated from the exons ATGGAGGATTACCACAAACCTGACCAGCAGACAGTGCAGGCACTGAGGAACATCGCCAACCGCCTCCGAATCAACTCCATCAAGGCAACAACTGCAGCAGGCAGTGG ACACCCCACATCATGCTGCAGTGTGGCAGAAATCATGTCGGTGCTTTTCTTCCACACCATGAAGTACCGCTACGATGACCCGCGGAACTTCAACAACGACCGCTTCATCCTGTCCAAG gGTCATGCTGCTCCTGCCCTGTACTCCATGTGGGTAGAAGCAGGCTTCCTGAAGGAGAGCGAGCTGCTCAGTTTGTGCCACGTTGACTCCCCCCTGGAGGGTCACCCAACCCCT aagcagcagtttgtggaTATAGCCACTGGCTCCTTGGGGCAGGGTCTTGGTGTGGCCTGTGGAATGGCTTACACGGGGAAATACTTTGACAAGTCTAG TTATCGTGTGTACTGCCTGCTGGGGGATGGTGAGATGTCAGAGGGCGCTGTCTGGGAGGCCATGTCCTTCGCCTCCTATTACCAGCTTGACAACCTGGTGGCCATCATGGACATCAACCGTCTGGGCCAAAGTGACCCTGCACCCCTGCAGCACCATGTGGAGAAATATCAGAAACGCTGTGAAGCATTTGG ctgGCATGCCATCATTGTGGATGGACACAGTGTGGAGGAGCTATGCAAAGCTCTAAGCCAGCCACGCCATCAACCCACCGCCATCATTGCTAAAACCATCAAGGGCAAAGGCATTCCAG ctgcagaggataagCTGGGCTGGCATGCCAAACCTCTGCCCAAAGACATGGCTGAGATGGTTATGAAGGACCTGCAGAGCCGCATCATGAACAGCAGCAAGCACCTGTACCCTCCAGCTCCCGTAGAGGACTCCCCACCGGTCAGCCTGAGGAACATCAGGATGCCGAGCGCACCCAGCTACAAGGCTGGAGAAAAG ATTGCCACACGGAAGGCATATGGGATGGCGTTGGCCAAGTTAGGCCGCTACAATGAACGTGTTGTGGCCCTTGATGGAGACACCAACAACCTCACCTACTCAGAGATCTTCAAGAATGAGCATCCTAACCGCTTTGTGGAGTGCTACATCGCTCAGCAGAACATG GTCAGTGTTGCCATGGGATGTGCTGCCCGTGAGAGGAATGTTGTGTTTGCCAGCACTCTTGCTTCCTTTTTCACCCGCGCCTACGACCAGCTCCGCATGGCAGCCATCTCAGAAAGCAACATCAACCTGTGTGGCTCCCACTGTGGCCTGTCCACTG GAGAGGAAGGCCCCTCTCTGATGGGTCTAGAGGACGTGGCTATGTTCAGGGCTCTTCCCACAGCGACCATTTTCTATCCCAGTGACGGTGTGTCTACAGAGAAGGCTGTAGAACTGGCTGCAACTGCGAAG GGTGTTTGCTACATCCGCACCAGCCGCCAAGACAGTGCCATCATCTATAACAGCAATGAGGACTTCCATATTGGACAGGCTAAG GTGGTGTACCAGAGCAAAGAGGACCAGGTGACTGTGGTGGCAGCTGGAGTGACTTTGCATGAGGCCCTGGCTGCAGCTGAGCATTTAAAGAAAG AGAGGATCTCTGTCAGGGTCATTGACCCGTTCACAATCAAACCACTGGATGTCAAAACCATCATGGACCACACGCGTGCCACCAGGGGACGAATCCTCACCGTGGAGGACCACTACTATGAAG GTGGCCTTGGGGAGGCAGTGTCCTCAGCTATGGTCAATGAGTCTGGCTTCAGTCTGCATCGCCTGGCTGTGTCCCACGTTCCTCGCAGTGGCAAACCTCACGAGCTGCTCAAGATCTATGGCATCGACCGCGACGCCATCACCCAGGCGGTCCGCAAGAtgctcagcagctccaccaaTGCCAAGTAA
- the LOC143338219 gene encoding protein bicaudal D homolog 2-like, whose amino-acid sequence MSMEEQEYAEAVLVTESGPQWLQAEVERLTRELRETTHEKIQAAEYGLAVLEEKQQLKQQFDELETEYETVRHELDQLKEAFGQAYSTHKKVAADGESREESLILESASKEALYQQKVLELQNELRQAKASFTSVQAENERLSSIALEMRENSELAELQRSQLRDDIREYKVREARLLQDYSELEEENISLQKQVSVLRQNQVEFEGLKHEIRRLEEDSQCLHSQLEEAMRLREIAERQLTEALETIKTEREQKATLRKELSHYMTIGGSVYNSSLNISIDNLKLHEDPSAATEPDNDDLIRGFENGLIKAGEGGEDNRAAVNKRGEAFKPAPSLVDDLLSELNISEIQKLKQQLVQVEREKVALINSLQENQKQLEQAYGTVSEQKETVNRLTENLSAMRKLQASKERQSALDSEKDRDSHDDGDYYELDINGPEILQCKYTVAMSEAGELRQELKTLKGKYEECQTQYEDERSRLESDVQELRSRLASLEKISQGDKAEVARLEKELRLVSEAAGESLGSLNVAQDELIAFSEELANLYNHVCMCNNETPNRVMLDYYKQGKAIVRRGQEGREHQYSVLLTNGLITETELKKSDSSSTTATPAPAPEHRPEPMNIYNLVAIIRDQICHLQQAVDRTTELSRQRLANLELSTVADKDKEACMEEILKLKSLLSTKREQIATLRAVLKANKQTAEVALANLKSKYDSEKAMVTETMMKLRNELKALKEDAATFSSLRAMFATRCDEYVTQLDDMQRQLAAAEDEKKTLNSLLRMAIQQKLALTQRLEDLEFDHEQARRNSATVVGGKGKTKGKGASSNHH is encoded by the exons ATGTCTATGGAGGAGCAGGAATATGCCGAAGCGGTACTGGTGACGGAGTCCGGGCCGCAGTGGCTTCAGGCCGAGGTCGAGCGTCTTACCCGAGAGCTCCGCGAAACGACCCATGAGAAGATCCAGGCGGCTGAGTATGGGCTGGCGgtgctggaggagaaacagcagctaaagcagcagtttgatgAGTTGGAGACGGAGTACGAGACGGTCCGACATGAGCTGGATCAGCTGAAGGAG GCGTTTGGACAAGCCTACTCAACCCACAAGAAGGTGGCAGCAGATGGGGAAAGCAGGGAAGAGTCACTGATCCTGGAGTCTGCCAGCAAGGAGGCTCTCTATCAGCAGAAGGTCCTGGAGTTGCAGAATGAGCTCCGACAGGCCAAGGCCTCCTTCACCAGTGTACAAGCTGAAAATGAACGCCTGTCGTCCATCGCCCTGGAGATGCGAGAG AATTCAGagctggcagagctgcagcgcAGTCAGCTGCGTGATGACATCAGAGAGTACAAGGTGCGGGAGGCTCGTCTGCTGCAGGACTACAgcgagctggaggaggagaacatcTCTCTTCAGAAACAAGTGTCTGTGCTGAGACAGAACCAG GTGGAATTTGAAGGTCTGAAGCACGAGATCCGCCGTCTGGAGGAGGACTCTCAGTGCCTGCACAGCCAGCTGGAGGAAGCCATGCGTTTGAGAGAAATCGCTGAGCGCCAGCTGACGGAGGCCTTagaaacaattaaaacagaGCGTGAGCAGAAGGCCACCTTGCGCAAGGAGCTCTCCCACTACATGACCATTGGGGGTTCTGTGTACAACAGCTCTTTGAACATCTCCATCGACAACCTGAAACTCCACGAGGACCCCTCTGCGGCCACCGAGCCTGACAACGACGACCTGATCAGAGGCTTTGAAAACGGTTTGATCAAGGCAGGTGAAGGTGGCGAAGacaacagagctgctgtgaacaagagaggagaggcttTCAAGCCAGCTCCGAGCCTGGTGGACGACCTGCTGAGTGAGCTCAACATCTCTGAGATCCAGAAACTTAAACAACAACTTGTACAG gTGGAACGGGAGAAAGTGGCCCTGATCAATTCTCTCCAGGAGAACCAGAAGCAGCTGGAACAGGCCTATGGCACTGTGTCTGAACAGAAGGAAACCGTCAACAGGCTGACCGAGAACCTCAGTGCAATGAGGAAACTCCAGGCCAGTAAAGAGCGCCAGTCTGCCCTCGACAGTGAAAAGGACCGGGACAGCCATGATGACGGAGACTACTACGAGCTGGACATCAACGGACCCGAGATTCTGCAGTGCAAATACACTGTGGCCATGTCTGAAGCTGGAGAGTTGAGGCAGGAGCTGAAGACTCTGAAGGGAAAGTACGAGGAGTGTCAAACCCAGTATGAAGATGAGCGATCGCGGCTGGAGAGCGACGTCCAGGAGTTGAGGTCAAGGCTTGCATCCCTGGAGAAGATCAGCCAAGGAGATAAAGCCGAGGTGGCTCGtctggagaaggagctccgtCTGGTCAGCGAGGCTGCAGGAGAATCCCTCGGCAGCCTTAACGTGGCCCAGGATGAGCTCATAGCTTTCAGTGAGGAACTGGCCAATCTCTACaaccatgtgtgtatgtgcaacaATGAGACCCCGAACCGCGTCATGCTGGACTACTACAAGCAAGGCAAGGCCATTGTAAGAAGAGGGCAAGAAGGGAGGGAGCATCAGTATTCCGTACTTCTCACTAATGGACTGATCACTGAGACTGAACTTAAAAAGTCAGactccagcagcaccacagccaCACCAGCACCTGCTCCAGAGCACCGGCCAGAACCCATGAACATCTATAACCTCGTAGCCATCATCAGGGACCAGATCTGCCACCTGCAGCAGGCAGTGGACCGCACCACTGAGCTGTCGCGTCAGAGACTCGCCAATCTGGAGCTGAGTACAGTGGCCGACAAGGACAAAGAGGCTTGCATGGAAGAGATCCTCAAACTCAAGTCCCTGCTTAGCACCAAAAGAGAACAGATCGCCACCCTCAGAGCTGTGCTCAAAGCCAACAAGCAG ACGGCCGAGGTTGCTCTGGCCAACCTGAAGAGTAAGTACGACAGCGAGAAGGCCATGGTGACTGAGACGATGATGAAGCTTCGCAACGAACTCAAGGCTCTGAAGGAGGATGCTGCTACGTTCTCCTCTCTTCGAGCCATGTTTGCTACAAG gtgtgaCGAGTATGTGACCCAGCTGGATGACATGCAGAGGCAGCTGGCTGCGGCTGAGGATGAGAAGAAGACCCTGAACTCTCTGTTACGGATGGCCATCCAGCAGAAACTGGCCTTAACGCAGCGCCTGGAGGACTTGGAGTTCGACCATGAGCAGGCGCGTCGCAACAGTGCAACAGTGGTGGGAGGCAAAGGCAAAACAAAGGGCAAGGGAGCCTCTTCCAACCATCAT TAA